One Manihot esculenta cultivar AM560-2 chromosome 6, M.esculenta_v8, whole genome shotgun sequence DNA segment encodes these proteins:
- the LOC110616659 gene encoding NAC domain-containing protein 100, whose protein sequence is MENLSGLVKEDDQMDLPPGFRFHPTDEELISHYLYKKVLDIDFSSRAIGDVDLNKSEPWELPWKAKMGEKEWYFFCVRDRKYPTGLRTNRATEAGYWKATGKDKEIYRGKSLVGMKKTLVFYKGRAPKGEKTNWVMHEYRLEGKFSVHNLPKTAKNEWVICRVFQKSSGGKKTHISGLVRLGSFGNELGPSGLPPLMDSSPFSGKTKPFAESAYVPCFSNPIDVQRNQQQSIDCLNNNLFAVSSNPADIYPRIPLPNSFYSSQTVPFSANLQYPGSVLMQDHSILRALIENQGSNLKQSFKTEREMVSASQETGLTTDMNTEISSVISNLEMGKRGFDDQEAPSTSAGPVDLDCLWNY, encoded by the exons ATGGAAAACCTTTCTGGACTGGTTAAGGAAGATGATCAGATGGATTTGCCCCCTGGTTTCCGCTTCCACCCAACTGATGAAGAGCTTATTTCTCACTACCTGTACAAGAAGGTTCTTGATATCGACTTCTCTTCTAGAGCTATTGGAGATGTGGATTTGAACAAGTCTGAACCCTGGGAATTGCCTT GGAAAgcgaaaatgggagagaaagaGTGGTACTTTTTCTGTGTGAGAGATAGAAAGTACCCAACTGGTCTGAGGACAAACAGGGCAACTGAAGCTGGTTACTGGAAAGCCACAGGGAAAGATAAGGAGATCTACAGAGGAAAATCCCTGGTTGGAATGAAAAAGACTCTTGTTTTCTACAAGGGTAGAGCTCCTAAAGGAGAGAAAACCAATTGGGTCATGCATGAATACAGACTGGAGGGCAAATTCTCTGTCCACAACCTCCCCAAAACAGCCAAG AATGAATGGGTGATTTGCAGGGTGTTTCAAAAGAGTTCTGGTGGGAAGAAAACCCATATTTCAGGACTAGTGAGATTAGGCTCATTCGGCAATGAATTGGGTCCTTCTGGTTTACCTCCGTTAATGGATTCTTCCCCTTTTAGTGGCAAGACTAAACCTTTTGCTGAATCTGCCTACGTGCCCTGCTTCTCCAATCCCATTGATGTTCAGAGAAACCAGCAACAGTCCATTGATTGTCTCAACAACAATCTTTTTGCAGTTTCTTCTAATCCTGCGGATATTTATCCACGAATTCCACTTCCGAATTCGTTTTACTCTTCTCAAACGGTTCCATTCTCAGCAAATTTGCAGTACCCAGGTTCTGTTTTAATGCAAGACCACTCAATATTAAGGGCTCTGATTGAGAACCAAGGATCAAACTTGAAGCAGAGTTTCAAAACAGAGAGGGAGATGGTAAGTGCCTCGCAAGAAACAGGCCTAACCACTGATATGAACACTGAAATCTCTTCTGTCATTTCCAATCTTGAAATGGGAAAGAGAGGATTTGATGATCAAGAAGCCCCCTCTACCTCAGCTGGGCCAGTGGATCTTGATTGTCTTTGGAATTATTGA